From one Blastocatellia bacterium genomic stretch:
- a CDS encoding ABC transporter ATP-binding protein: MSNTLIEVESVVKRYGAVVAVAGVSLSVRAGEVYALVGANGAGKSTLIRMIMGLTTPDAGRILVCNEDHAQHAATKRHLGYLPEELTLYNRLTGREYLELVAGLKGADAAQVPDALRFFELEHAADKLAGGYSLGMRKKLGLAAAMLGEPDIYVLDEPLNGLDVEMMRKLRLRMEDERRSGRAILLSSHVMSFVERISDRVGVMRAGQLVAEDAPARLRELTAMPDAPFEDVFFQLAG; encoded by the coding sequence TTGAGCAACACGCTGATCGAAGTCGAATCGGTAGTCAAACGCTATGGCGCGGTCGTCGCCGTCGCCGGCGTCAGCCTGAGCGTGCGCGCCGGCGAAGTCTACGCGCTAGTCGGGGCGAACGGCGCGGGCAAGTCTACGCTGATCCGCATGATCATGGGGCTGACGACGCCCGACGCGGGGCGCATCCTGGTTTGTAACGAAGACCACGCGCAGCATGCGGCGACGAAGCGGCACCTCGGCTACCTGCCGGAAGAGCTGACGCTTTACAACCGGCTGACCGGGCGCGAGTACCTTGAGCTGGTGGCCGGCTTGAAAGGCGCTGACGCCGCGCAGGTTCCCGACGCGCTGCGCTTCTTCGAGCTGGAGCATGCGGCGGACAAACTCGCCGGCGGCTATTCGTTAGGCATGCGTAAGAAGCTGGGACTGGCGGCGGCGATGCTCGGCGAGCCGGACATCTATGTGCTGGACGAGCCACTGAATGGGCTGGATGTCGAGATGATGCGCAAGCTGCGGTTGCGCATGGAAGATGAGCGCCGCAGCGGGCGAGCCATCCTGCTTTCATCGCACGTCATGAGTTTCGTCGAGCGCATCAGCGACCGCGTCGGTGTGATGCGCGCCGGACAGCTTGTCGCCGAAGACGCGCCGGCACGCTTGCGCGAATTGACCGCCATGCCCGACGCGCCTTTTGAAGACGTCTTCTTTCAACTCGCCGGCTAA